The proteins below are encoded in one region of Rhodothermus profundi:
- the hisC gene encoding histidinol-phosphate transaminase — protein sequence MISVADALEQALAAIRPAVRQGKPYVVGTPPEAPIKLNQNESPWDLPEPLKRELLEAFFALPFNRYPAEHPERLRRALAEYIDWPPEGIIVGNGSNELAFTVGLAVIDDGTPVVMPRPMFSLYEMIVRLHGGRIHAVAPGPDLQFDVAGLLQAIAQHRPALVILTSPNNPTGLAMDPRDIEAVVAAAPGLVLIDEAYVEFADGVGARPLLDRYPRVLLLRTFSKAFGLAGLRLGYLVGHPAVVQELYKARIPFMVDRLAETVALTLLRHPELVQARIAEIKAGVQWLYRELAALPDVEPRPSQANFVIFRTPLEPDVLLARLAKKGILIRNMSGYPELRGYVRVNAGRAEENRAFVVALKKALAGDETP from the coding sequence ATGATTTCGGTAGCTGACGCTCTGGAACAGGCCCTGGCCGCTATCCGACCGGCTGTGCGCCAGGGTAAACCGTACGTGGTCGGTACGCCGCCTGAGGCCCCCATCAAACTGAATCAGAACGAAAGCCCCTGGGATTTGCCGGAGCCGCTCAAACGGGAGCTACTGGAAGCGTTCTTTGCGTTGCCGTTCAACCGGTACCCCGCGGAGCACCCAGAACGCCTCCGCCGAGCGCTTGCCGAGTACATAGATTGGCCTCCGGAAGGCATTATCGTAGGCAATGGCTCAAACGAGCTGGCCTTTACGGTGGGGCTTGCCGTCATTGACGACGGAACGCCGGTGGTAATGCCCCGGCCTATGTTTTCACTCTATGAAATGATAGTGCGGCTGCACGGCGGACGCATTCACGCAGTGGCGCCGGGCCCGGACCTGCAGTTTGACGTTGCCGGACTGCTGCAGGCTATTGCGCAACACCGACCGGCTCTGGTCATCCTGACCTCGCCCAATAATCCAACCGGACTTGCTATGGATCCCCGGGACATAGAGGCGGTGGTAGCGGCCGCGCCGGGACTGGTGCTGATCGATGAAGCTTATGTGGAATTTGCCGACGGCGTAGGCGCCCGCCCTTTGCTGGATCGCTACCCGAGGGTTCTGCTGCTGCGCACTTTTTCTAAAGCATTTGGGCTGGCTGGACTACGGTTGGGCTATCTGGTCGGCCATCCGGCTGTTGTGCAGGAGCTCTATAAAGCCCGTATTCCTTTCATGGTAGATAGACTCGCTGAAACGGTAGCATTGACCCTGCTCCGCCATCCTGAACTGGTGCAAGCGCGCATTGCTGAAATTAAAGCAGGCGTGCAATGGCTCTATCGGGAACTGGCCGCGCTGCCAGACGTCGAGCCCAGACCATCACAGGCGAACTTTGTAATCTTTCGGACGCCGTTGGAACCCGATGTGCTCCTTGCTCGTCTGGCGAAAAAAGGAATCTTGATTCGTAACATGAGCGGCTACCCCGAGCTGCGCGGGTATGTGCGGGTAAACGCAGGACGGGCAGAGGAGAACCGGGCTTTTGTGGTCGCGTTGAAGAAGGCGCTTGCCGGTGACGAGACCCCGTAG